One Castanea sativa cultivar Marrone di Chiusa Pesio chromosome 4, ASM4071231v1 DNA window includes the following coding sequences:
- the LOC142632384 gene encoding zinc finger BED domain-containing protein RICESLEEPER 1-like: protein MKRPEISASYKVTSAPPNSSKKRKSTSEVWNHFIKETDQNGMVWAKCKHCGKPFSGLSKDGTTHLKNHLNSLKCKGSQKETGGLENPTVTNGNFVFDEERSGLDLVRMIIKNGYPLNMVDHEDFKIFMNNLQPMFKLPSQDTLIDKILCFYREEKEKLCEQFDKVLSFSLILNFWTDCGKQSKYCSFTMQFIEDGPKLKKNIAIKNVEYNYTGETLFEIVKGVLLEWNIDKKLATITVESSSANNQMVKILDRYLGRRNCHPFREKIFHIRCITHVINLLVKDGLDEIDYFLHNIRKAIKYMSETTKGKQKFEEVVKKLHLEGKDITSEGVSLRWDSTFFMLRIALELRRQGEAFVDLQSSNCVFPMNLSVEEWDKAKVVHKCLTFFYDAICSFFGSKCLSTNVYFRKIFYIYFSLGQWPKIDFANKMADHFVGFFVRVEYVYGIVAVFDPRTKFDFVKYPFKEYFDHSYKRLNEEDLGDMFNLYAKYLTSQRSSSSSINNDNSYSSDGDNGDNSYSSDGDHPCNILDDWKKRNRQSTELEKYLKEPLEPDEEFDILDWWHTKSQDSPTLWTMARDSLAIPMSTSTSNSAFCIETMTLDPIFNDLDPDVIEALFCGKDWLDNPVKITSNKDNDHSIANPEPMLENPGSTSGPEPVQTGDTLHKHDLSNADTELMPANCSATSCPEQNLLPINEFGLVDEEIMNVFKPYTEIEKIICNYIFNEDLDGSEVLVDMKYEFGERAAFKALLPNQWITDEIINLVICKMTKEKRFSKIHAWYLPTRFSQRMMYEDGNPTLSWFKKSFRDNDKYMSKLVKCNQVTGLDKLLSYLEKDNYNDSITKFALKSPPSNPRQNNGYDCGMRASRNVFDISWQQI, encoded by the exons ATGAAACGTCCAGAGATCTCAGCATCATATAAGGTAACTTCAGCACCGCCGAATTCTTCTAAAAAGAGAAAGTCAACGTCGGAAGTTTGGAACCACTTCATAAAGGAAACAGATCAAAATGGGATGGTCTGGGCCAAATGTAAACATTGTGGGAAACCCTTTTCAGGGTTAAGCAAAGACGGGACCACACACTTGAAAAATCACTTGAATTCCTTAAAATGTAAAGGATCACAAAAAGAAACTGGTGGTTTAGAAAATCCAACTGTCACCAATGGGAATTTTGTGTttgatgaagaaaggagtgGCTTGGATTTGGTAAGAATGATTATTAAGAATGGGTATCCATTGAATATGGTTGATCATGAggacttcaaaatttttatgaacaatttGCAACCAATGTTCAAACTTCCTTCACAAGACACTTTAATTGATAAGATTCTTTGTTTCTacagagaagaaaaggaaaaactctGCGAACAGTTTGATAAGGTCTTGAGCTTCAGTTTAATACTTAATTTTTGGACAGATTGTGGAAAACAGAGCAAGTATTGTTCTTTTACTATGCAATTTATTGAAGATGGTCCAAAACTGAAGAAGAATATTGCCATAAAAAATGTGGAGTACAATTATACAGGAGAAACTCTTTTTGAGATAGTAAAAGGTGTGCTTCTGGAGTGGAACATTGACAAGAAATTGGCTACTATAACCGTTGAAAGTTCTTCTGCAAATAATCAAATGGTAAAAATCTTAGATAGAT ATCTGGGCCGGC GTAATTGCCATCCTTTCAGAGAGAAAATATTTCACATCCGTTGCATTACACATGTAATAAATCTCCTTGTTAAGGATGGATTGGATGAGATAGATTATTTTCTTCATAATATAAGGAAGGCTATCAAATACATGAGTGAAacaacaaaaggaaaacaaaagttTGAAGAGGTTGTAAAGAAATTACATTTAGAAGGCAAGGACATTACTTCTGAAGGTGTTTCTTTAAGGTGGGATTCCACCTTTTTCATGCTTCGAATTGCATTGGAGTTAAGGAGGCAGGGGGAAGCATTTGTTGACCTACAGAGTAGTAATTGTGTCTTCCCTATGAATTTATCTGTGGAGGAATGGGATAAGGCAAAAGTCGTGCACAAATGTTTGACTTTTTTCTATGATGCCATATGCAGTTTTTTTGGAAGCAAATGTCTTAGTACAAATGTGTATTTTCGtaagattttttatatttattttagtttgggTCAATGGCCAAAAATTGACTTTGCAAATAAGATGGCAGATCATTTTGTTGGCTTCTTTGTTCGTGTAGAATATGTTTACGGAATTGTAGCAGTTTTTGACCCACGAACAAAATTTGACTTTGTGAAGTACCCATTCAAAGAATATTTTGATCACAGTTACAAGCGTTTGAATGAGGAAGATCTTGGCGATATGTTTAATTTATATGCCAAATACCTTACGAGTCAGAGGTCATCTTCTTCCTCCATTAATAATGATAACAGCTATTCCTCAGATGGTGATAATGGTGATAATAGCTATTCCTCAGATGGTGATCATCCTTGTAATATACTAGAtgattggaaaaaaagaaatagacaaAGTACagaacttgaaaaatatttaaaagagcCTCTTGAACCTGATGAAGAATTTGACATATTGGATTGGTGGCATACCAAGAGTCAAGATTCTCCAACTCTTTGGACGATGGCTCGTGATAGCTTGGCAATTCCAATGTCAACCTCTACATCAAATTCTGCTTTCTGTATTGAAACAATGACACTCGATCCAATTTTCAATGATTTGGATCCTGACGTTATAGAGGCATTGTTTTGTGGGAAGGACTGGTTGGACAATCCTGTAAAGAT CACATCTAACAAGGACAATGACCACTCTATTGCCAACCCAGAACCCATGCTTGAAAATCCTGGTTCAACTTCGGGTCCTGAGCCAGTTCAAACTGGTGATACTTTACAT AAACACGATCTCTCTAATGCTGACACGGAACTCATGCCCGCAAATTGTAGTGCAACTTCGTGTCCTGAGCAAAATCTACTTCCAATTAAT gaattTGGATTGGTTGATGAGGAGATTATGAATGTGTTCAAACCATATACTGAAATTGAGAAGATCATATGTAATTACATTTTCAATGAGGATTTAGATGGGAG TGAAGTTCTCGTTGACATGAAATATGAGTTTGGTGAACGTGCGGCTTTCAAGGCCTTGCTCCCTAACCAATGGATAACTGATGAG ATTATTAACTTGGTCATTTGCAAGATGACGAAAGAGAAAAGGTTTTCAAAAATACATGCATGGTATTTGCCAACGCGTTTTTCC cAAAGAATGATGTATGAAGATGGCAATCCCACACTTTCATGGTTTAAAAAGTCATTTAGGGACAATGACAAGTATATGTCAAAATTGGTGAAATGTAATCAG GTAACAGGCCTTGATAAGTTATTGAGTTATTTGGAGAAAGACAACTATAATGATAGTATAACCAAATTTGCATTGAAATCACCCCCCTCAAATCCTAGACAAAATAATGG GTATGACTGTGGCAT GAGGGCGAGTCGGAACGTTTTCGATATAAGTTGGCAGCAAATCTAG